The sequence below is a genomic window from Lampris incognitus isolate fLamInc1 chromosome 18, fLamInc1.hap2, whole genome shotgun sequence.
CTGCAAAGTCCTTGGCCTCTTCCGCTGACACAGTCCGGAGGGAGTCCAGGTCGCTCTTGTTGCCCACCAGCATGACCACAATGTGGGGGTCGGCATGGTCGTACAGCTCCTTCAGCCAACGCTCTGCGCTCTCATAGGTCAGGTGTTTGCTAATGTCATAGACCAACAGAGCCCCTACTGCTCCCCTGTAATACCTGGGACCCCAGGagcacacagacaaaaaaaaaacaggttgatTTCAACAGTCAAACAAATTAGTGGTATTGTGAAATGTATGtacgagcttgtgtgtgtgtgtgtgtgtgtgtgtgtgtgtgtgtcctaaagGAGGTTAGATTGCTTGTGCAAAAACCAGTCAGTATTTGTTTACATTGTGTTCTGTGCCAATGCTCAAGTGATCATCCTCAACTTGTCATCTGTTTATGGGAGTctacgctctgtgtgtgtgtgtgtgtgtgtgtgtgtgtgtgtgtgtgtgtgtgtgtgtgtgtgtgtgtgtgtgtgtgtgtgtgtacccacgCTGAGGTAATGGCCCTGTAGCGCTCCAGCCCAGCAGTGTCCCAGATCTGGGCCTTGATGATGAAGGTGTCAAGCTGCACGGACCGTGTGCTAAACTCCACACCGATGGTGGTGCGGCTGTCATGGTTGAACTCATTTTTGGTGAAGCGAGATAAAAGATTGCTCTTGCCGACTCCAGACTCCCCTATCAACACCACTAGGGAGAGGGAAAAACACCCAGAAATATTCATTCTTCATCAAAACTTGGCCTATTGCATATTCTGTACTTCCCACTACCATAAAAACCAGTAGTTCCTCGGTCTAATTATGTGTTATATGGAATGCTAGTTGGAAAAATCACTGTATCTTATCAACAAGTCAAATATCTTTAACACACTACATATTGGCACATGTAGGTCTATTGTCACCCTCACAAGGCACGAGGCTAGGTGACAGTACCCACAATACACCTTCCTCGTGGTTGACACTTTGTTGGAATTTATGGAATGAAAATACGTCATAGTCTGGTTtattacaaataaaataaaaaaaaaacatatctctGCGGCCTCAATTTTTGAGGTAGGAAATGATTAAAATATAGTTTATACATGGAtcaggtcaaaggtcaaatgAGATTACTAGCACACCGACACCTATCACTTCCTCCTTTCCCTGCCCTCCCTCTCAGCTCACTGGTGCTCTTGTGGAATTACAAGCGAGTTACAACAGCAGAAAAGATTCAGATAAAACCAGTAGCTCCACACGCTAAAGCCACGACTCCTACACGAAAACCATGTTTGTTTTAAGATGATCTCTACCTACAGAATCACAGTCGAAGCAAATGACTGACTCACCTTTGAACACAAAGTTGTACGACTCGTCGGTCCCCATGTTGCGCTCGGTGCCCGGAAGGTTCCTCCTTTTCTGTTAGTCAATATCCTAAAGCTACTTACACCATTAGacccagagagagaaagggagggagggggagagagagagaacagacaaccacacttcctctcttttttctctccagtgtggagagacacgggtaaaggtgaaaatgaaggagagaaagaaacaggTTCGGCTGCAGCccgctcgtcctcctcctccttctttatCTGTGGATAGAGATTGCGCCGGTTGTGGACAGAATGGCAGACAAatacaaaccgatagacagaagcAGTGTCGCCTGCCGAGCCCTCATCAGCTGACCTACTGGGAAGggcagggaggggagggagagagcagaAAGAGAAGCAGGTGGAACTGGTAGAACCACTAACACACAGTCACCATGAACAGGCTccactttctcgctctctccttccatccagTCCTTCTATCTATTCCTCCAACAGTTGGACGTGGAAAAGAAAAACTCAACAGTAACAGACTTGTCACTTGTCACCTTGGTGTGTATACAGCAGGAGGACTCGGTAACGTGACTTCATAGAGCAATAGCTATGATAAATGGGGCATTTCCTCACCCATATCTCACCACTTGACTGCAGCTCAAAATTAAGATGCTGAAATCGAAAGACCAGAGCCAGAAAATGCAACTTGTTTGAGGTTTGAAGCTGTCAGGGGTCAAGATAAGTAGTTGAAGATTAGTTTTTTGAGACTAACttcgattttgttttgttttttcacattaatctaaaaaaaaaaataaagggagagGGAAAGGCGGAGTTTTAATTCTGCAGGCTAAAAGACAGCACCGAGCTTGCCCGGTTTTAAAGGGGGGCTATGGTGGGCTAAGTCCACCCAAGAGACAATCCAATCTACAAAGTTCCCATGTGGGGGTGGTTCATTCATACTTAAGTCTGTTGAAGCCTGATATAGACACTAATAGGAGTGATGTAAGGTAAATGTTTTGGACCAGTTCTCAATATGTCACATCACCTATCCGCTCAAACTCAGGAATCGGTCAttcggtcgtgatgtcacaatgcctctgatccttggaagatggcgcctggCGTCGCATTGGctttggaaacggcccaagtccaAAAGACCGATTAAACTCGAGAATGGGTTacgctttttttctttcccttcttggaAGAGAAACGAAGGAAATAACATAGAGGATTTAACCAAGAGGCGCAGGATGGCCTGGGTTGCAGCAGTGACACGCAAATCAATCACGTTCAAATACATTTCGGCGGCAATGTTAGTGCGTTCTTTGCATTTTCACAAAGGTAAGCTTTCCTTTCTCTGACACAgacataacgttagctaacgttatgtaGCTAACCTTACCGTACAGTCTCACAGGCACAGAACTGTTAAACTGACTGTCTAACTGCGTTAGATGGATGATGATAACGTTGGTTAACGTTGAACTTGGATACGATTTGAGTTAGCTATGATCGATTTAGCCCGCTATGATACGAACGATTACTGAACcatagcgttaacgttagctaggtaACGTTTATGCGAACGTAAACAATGccgctgatccttggaagatggcgcccggcgtcgcgttgcccttggaaacggcccaagccCGAAAGACCGATCAGGAACGCTTTGTCATTcctacttgcgtacatgaaattaaacgaaatattgtttcccccagcccgcagcagtgcaacacaaagacaaaaaacacagaaACTACATGAACACATCTATCAAActacaaacaaaacaaagcacacaaaaaacaacaactcactgtccaagagaatgaacgccatgatgactgtcggaactgccggtgcgcatgggctagcagttagcttagcctgcaccgcttcccCGTCTTGTCAGGCCGCCCTTGGTGTTTTCTCTTCGGTCGCAGTTCCgggaagggccgtggtccctgcatgggcccacaggacgcagcagaccaagctctcctagccgatccagcgccaccaaacgaagacggtactgggtgaggcgccGCCAACGTTaagtccgcgccgccatcttcccacaccggaagcgggggaAAAAACTCGTTCCTGTACCCAGAATGTCTCTGGCATTACCCGGCTGACGCTCTGGGGAGTGCTCTCTTGGGGGACTTTAAATGCTCACATTGTTTTACAGacatgggggtggtggggggggggtcgatccCTCAGACTCCCTGCCTTTTTTGTTATTGATTGTCTGACCTTTCTCATGGCAAATTATCTGGTAATATGTTGTAGCCCTGTCCTCGGTGCCCATACCGGTTTGACGGTAAAGGAGAGGCTACTAATCACAGCTGCCTTTTTTGTGGTTGTTCAGTCTGTCCTTTCCCAACCACACTTTCAAAATTTCCTTTCAGTCCACGACACACTAATATTTTGGAGATtctgcttcaaaaaaaaaaatcaagctgcTTCAGTTGCCTTTATTTAAGCCCACTCCCAACTCTGGTCCTAACCAATGACATTTTGAATCCCAATTCATTAATCAAGTCCAAAAACAGAAGTAGACAAACAAAAAAGTACACTTGGCAAGTGAATACCATCGTAGCTATTTTTGTTGGAGAATTATTAATGCCAACAGTAACGTAATATTAAATAGAAACAGATTCAGTAAGGGTTTCATACAGTGTGACAGTCAAATATGAGACGTTATCTATCACAGGtacaatgtatttttttttcttcaaggtaAGAGACCCCACAATTATAGCCTCCCACCTCCAGGTTAAGTTTGAGTATGGGTTTGATTGGAAGTGTTTGAGTCCATCGCAAGATCCCTCTCAAAAGAACCAACCACCTTACGTAGATAAAcaacaaaattaaaaagaaaaaaaaatcaaaagaattTTATAATAACAATGCTCAACAGACTTGATTCTTTGTCACATTTTAAAGGTATAAACTAATTGGGAGAGAATACAACAGGGCAAAAAGTACATTTTTCCCCACACACTGCTAATTAACTGACACAGGGCGAGGGGGCTGATTTTGACcaagtttatttttttttagttttagtaCATTACTGTTTAAAAGTTAGTTCCAACATGATGAATTGGGAGATGGATATTTGTTTTTTTCAGCTGAGGTCAACAGACAAAGCAAAGCTATAGAAGCAGTTGCCAAGGTTACCACAACTACAATGCTGAGAATTTTAAaagcaaaatagaaaaaaaaaattactagaATTTCATCTTACAATATGTTTACGATGCCACCATGGCAGGAAAATGTAAAGCCTTTCCATTATATTCCACTCATTTTATTTccaaatttaattttttttaagatGAGAGACAAATTATGATTATCTCTAAAGGTACCTCCTGGACCTTAAAAATATTAAAACAGATAAAGAATCAGATTATATGAAAAGAAAGccagtttgtttgatttatattcAGTCTGCCTGCGTCTTCTGGCTCAGAACCGAGACTTGATAATTGATTACAGTGAAAGTAGAAAGGTCTGGATATGCCTCTGTGAAAAGTCGCTGTGGACCGCCGACAGTGATGTCTAATTAGCCCAGCAGGGGAGGGTGGGATTTGATGAGAATGCTCTCATTGGGAGCTGAAGAAGACAGAAGGCACAGTAGCAGTGCCTTAAGAAGGGGGAGAAAAATGCAGAGCACCCGTTGCTGAGTGGGTGTTCTTCTCTGGAATGACAAATTACAACTTCAGGGAAGTGtgagaaggggggtgggggtgtcatTTCTTAAGCAATAAATATTTAGGGTCGTTGGGGAAGATCAGCTGCTTGCGTGAAATCTGGAGAGGTGAGAAAGAAGGAGGGAGTGATGTTGAATGACTGGGAAAATATGTCACCATCCAATCTTCTCAATAGAATAGGATTCATCTCTATTCTATACATTTCTGCCTGTGTCACTTCGTCTGACTGGATCAACTCCGGCTTTGTGTGAAGAAAAGATTGGGAAGTAATGGTCGGGGACCCCTTTTCAGACGAGGGATTTCACCCCAGTCCTCTATACCACAAAACCCCTCAGGTTGAAGGGTGTTCAGTTCAGCTCTACGAGAGCGGCCTTGGACAAATATCTCTGGGTGACgctgagaggagagagaagggagtGGGGCGGGGCGTAGGTTAAGAATGAGGTGGGGGAATGATGTGAGAGGAGACGGCAGAACTAGGGTCTTATTAACACATCTTGGCCAAGTTTCTTCTGTAGATTTTGGGATGCTTCACTTTAATTTATCTTGGTTCTCTTTAGATGCTGTGTGTATTTAtgaatgtgtgtttatgtgtgcacatgtctttgtgtgtgtgtgtgtcagtatttgtgtgtatgtgtgtctttatGAGGGCTGTGAGCCCAACAGTCTCTCGATAGCAGCGTTGATGTCTCCCCCGGTGGCAATGAGGGCTTGCAGGTTGGCTTCACGGTTGATGAATCCCATGGCGTTCAGCTGGTCCAGCTGGGACTGGAATCGAACCTCCGGGGTCTGGGTCTGTATTGGAAGGTGTTTGGAGTGTTAGGAGAAGTAATATATGTGTGGAGCATTAAGAGTGTGAGTGTGTCTAAGAGTGTGTCTACCGTTGCACTTCCTCCTCCAGCAAACATCTGGAGCATCTGCTGCATCAGCTGTTGCTGGGCAGTGTTTGTTCCTGCACTGGGTGAGGAAGCTGGGTTCTCTGGGGCCACACTCCCTCCTCCAGTGGGCATGCCAGGGATTCCACCTGACActaaactgggggaaaaaaatgtgggACAAAGTTAGCAAACATCTGTTCATAATAaatgtatgcatgcgtgtgtgtgtgtgtgtgtgtgatgtgtaccTAGGCATAAGGCCCGGTGCTTCTGTCTGCAGTGTCTGAAGGCCCTGTTGGATCTGCATGAGCGCTTGCATGGCTCGAGGGTTGGTCATGACTGACAGGGCCTCTGGGTTCTGCATCTGTAAACCAAGTCACAGTAACTAGTAATTTATGAATCAATTCAAAATCAAATTTATTTGATCATTAGCAGAAGAACACACCAAACACTGAATTTGTCCTTGCTATTTACAATGGAACACAAATAATGGAAAGTAATAGTAACTGAGTATGGCACCTGCTGCAGAAAGATGGGCAACTGGGATCTGAATTGTTCCTGCAACTGTGGGTTTCCAGCAAACAAAGGGTTATTCATCAacacctgaagagagagaaagagacagcga
It includes:
- the LOC130128271 gene encoding ras-related protein Rab-25-like, with protein sequence MGTDESYNFVFKVVLIGESGVGKSNLLSRFTKNEFNHDSRTTIGVEFSTRSVQLDTFIIKAQIWDTAGLERYRAITSAYYRGAVGALLVYDISKHLTYESAERWLKELYDHADPHIVVMLVGNKSDLDSLRTVSAEEAKDFAEKKGLMFMETSALDSTNVEAAFNQVLTAIHKKVASREVTRGSISAVTLSSPTGPASEPDEEHRTCCKNL